The Oenanthe melanoleuca isolate GR-GAL-2019-014 chromosome 15, OMel1.0, whole genome shotgun sequence genome contains a region encoding:
- the SART3 gene encoding squamous cell carcinoma antigen recognized by T-cells 3 isoform X1: MAAAGAEAAAEEEKRLPEGDPESGGDSDDEGDSDSSGDGEDEEKENEAEIQRLEEQLSINAFDYNCHLDLIKLLRQEGELVKLRRARQKMSELFPLTEEIWLDWLKDEIKMASEISEREKVYELFERAVKDYICPEIWLEYAQYSIGGIGQEGGIEKVRSIFERALTAVGLHVTKGTALWEAYREFENAILETAQPAPGSIPSPEQQQVLCSQLEKIHTLFRRQLGIPLLDMEASYAEYEEWSEEPIPETTIKNYKKALQQLEKCKPYEEALLGAETPKLAEYQAYIDFEMKAGDPARIQLIYERALAENCLVPDLWARYNQYLDRQLKVKELVLSAHDRAVRNCPWTVGLWIRYLLAMERHRVEHSIISEMFEKALNAGFIQATDYVEIWQAYLDYLRRRVDFTQDSSKELEELRSAFARAVEYLKQEVEERFSESGDPSCTIMQNWARVEARLCNNMQKARELWDNIMTKGNAKYANMWLEYYNLERAHGDTQHCRKALHRAVQCTSDYPEHVCEVLLTLERIEGTLEDWDAAVQKTENRLARVNEQRAKAAEKEAALAKQEEERAEQRKQARAEKKASKKAKKTRIGDKRKADEDDEGEWGQEEELPSKRHRGEGDGELPDEDMEVEPGLLDRSEKPDGPAVPKEKASTSRKDIPKVFHDSSKDKVTVFVSNLSYTMAEPEAKLRELFGSCGELVEIRAVFNNKGTFRGYCYVQFREEEAARQALALDRTAVEGRPMFVSPCVDKNKNPDFKVFRYSTTLEKHKLFISGLPFSCTKEELEEVCKAHGNVKDIRLVTNRAGKPKGLAYVEYENEAQASQAVLKMDGLTVKDHVIKVMISNPPLRKLPEPGRALAPRHTYGARGKGRTQLSMMPRALQRQSNPVAKAENGMVQNSPAASSDPPAEPKKMSNADFAKMLLKK, encoded by the exons atggcggcggcgggagcTGAGGCGGCGGCCGAGGAGGAGAAGCGGCTGCCGGAGGGAGACCCCGAGTCGGGCGGGGATTCGGATGATGAGGGCGACTCGGACTCGTCTGGAGACGGCGAGGATGAGGAGAAGGAGAACGAGGCCGAGATCCAGCGGCTGGAGGAGCAG ctttccaTCAATGCTTTTGACTACAACTGTCACTTGGATCTGATCAAGCTGCTCCggcaggagggagagctggTGAAGCTCCGCAGAGCTCGGCAGAAGATGAGCGAGCTCTTCCCCCTCACTGAAG aaatttgGCTGGACTGGTTGAAGGATGAGATAAAAATGGCTTCAGAGATCTCTGAGAGAGAGAAGGTTTATGAGCTGTTTGAAAGAGCTGTCAAAGATTACATCT GTCCTGAAATCTGGCTGGAATATGCCCAGTATTCCATTGGAGGCATTGGTCAGGAGGGAGGCATCGAGAAGGTCCGCTCCATCTTCGAGCGGGCTCTgacagctgtggggctgcacgTCACcaagggcacagccctgtgggaAGCCTACAGGGAATTTGAGAATGCCATCCTGGAAACAGCACAG ccagcccctggcagcattccatccccagagcagcagcaggtgctgtgcAGCCAGCTCGAGAAGATCCACACGCTGTTCCGGCGCCAGCTGGGGATCCCACTGCTGG ACATGGAGGCTTCATATGCTGAATATGAGGAGTGGTCAGAAGAGCCCATTCCAGAAACAACAATAAAGAACTACAAAAAAGCTCtacagcagctggagaagtgtAAACCCTACGAGGAGGCACTG CTGGGTGCTGAAACCCCAAAGCTGGCAGAATACCAAGCTTACAttgattttgaaatgaaagcaggTGACCCAGCTCGGATTCAGTTGATCTATGAGAGAGCTTTGGCTGAGAACTGCCTTGTCCCAGACCTCTGGGCACGCTACAACCAGTACTTG GACAGGCAGCTGAAGGTGAAGGAATTGGTTTTATCTGCTCACGACCGTGCTGTCAGGAACTGCCCCTGGACTGTTGGGCTGTGGATTAGGTACCTGCTGGCCATGGAGAGGCACAGGGTTGAGCACAGCATCATCTctg aaatgtttgAAAAAGCTCTGAATGCAGGTTTTATTCAAGCAACAGACTATGTAGAGATCTGGCAGGCCTACCTGGATTACCTGAGGAGAAGGGTGGATTTTACACAAG actCCAGtaaggagctggaggagctgcgCTCAGCATTTGCACGAGCTGTGGAGTACTTGAAACAAGAAGTAGAAGAAA GGTTCAGTGAAAGTGGAGATCCATCCTGCACCATCATGCAGAACTGGGCAAGAGTTGAG GCCCGCTTGTGTAACAACATGCAGAAAGccagggagctctgggacaaCATCATGACTAAAGGAAATGCCAAATATGCCAACATGTGGCTGGAATATTACAACCTGGAAAG GGcccatggggacacccagcactgcaggaaggcCCTGCACCGAGCAGTGCAGTGCACCAGCGACTACCCCGAGCACGTCTGCGAGGTGCTGCTCACCCTCGAGAGGATAGAAG GAACACTGGAAGACTGGGATGCTGCTGTTCAGAAAACTGAGAACAGATTGGCTCGAGTGAATGAACAAAGAGCAAAG GCTGCTGAGAAAGAAGCTGCTCTGgcaaagcaggaggaggagagagctgagcagaggaagCAGGCAAGGGCAGAGAAGAAAGCTtccaaaaaagccaaaaaaaccagGATTGGGGACAAGCGCAAAGCGGACGAGGATGATGAGGGTGAATGGGGACAAGaagaag AGCTGCCCAGCAAGAGGCACAGGGGAGAGGGTGATGGAGAGCTCCCTGATGAGGACATGGAAGTGGAGCCTGGACTCTTGGATAGAAGTGAGAAGCCAGATGGCCCAGCAGTCCCAAAGGAAAAGGCGTCCACCAGCCGCAAGGACATCCCCAAGGTTTTCCACGACAGCAGCAAGGATAAAGTCACTGTGTTTGTCAGCAACCTCTCCTACACCATGGCAGAGCCTGAAGCCAAGCTGAGGGAGCTCtttgggagctgtggggagctcGTGGAGATCCGAGCAGTGTTCAACAACAAGGGCACCTTCCGGGGCTACTGCTACGTGCAGTtcagggaggaggaggctgctcGGCAGGCCCTGGCCCTGGATCGCACGGCTGTGGAGGGCAGGCCCATGTTTGTGTCCCCCTGTGTTGACAAGAACAAGAATCCTGACTTTAAG GTGTTCAGGTACAGCACTACCCTGGAGAAACATAAACTCTTTATATCTGGTTTGCCATTTTCCTGCACtaaggaagagctggaggaggtGTGTAAAGCACATGGGAATGTGAAGGACATTCGACTGGTCAccaacagagctggaaaacccAAG GGCCTGGCTTATGTGGAGTATGAGAATGAAGCCCAGGCctctcaggctgtgctgaaGATGGATGGGCTGACAGTGAAGGACCACGTCATCAAGGTGATGATCAGCAACCCTCCCCTGCGGAAGCTGCCGGAGCCCGGCCGGGCCCTGGCCCCACGGCACACCTATGGAGC gcGAGGAAAGGGAAGGACACAGCTCTCCATGATGCCCCGGGCGCTGCAGCGTCAGAGCAACCCCGTGGCCAAGGCTGAGAATGGGATGGTCCAGAACTCACCAGCAGCGTCCTCTGACCCCCCTGCAGAGCCTAAAAAGATGTCCAATGCTGATTTTGCCAAGATGCTCCTGAAAAAGTGA
- the SART3 gene encoding squamous cell carcinoma antigen recognized by T-cells 3 isoform X2 produces the protein MAAAGAEAAAEEEKRLPEGDPESGGDSDDEGDSDSSGDGEDEEKENEAEIQRLEEQLSINAFDYNCHLDLIKLLRQEGELVKLRRARQKMSELFPLTEEIWLDWLKDEIKMASEISEREKVYELFERAVKDYICPEIWLEYAQYSIGGIGQEGGIEKVRSIFERALTAVGLHVTKGTALWEAYREFENAILETAQPAPGSIPSPEQQQVLCSQLEKIHTLFRRQLGIPLLDMEASYAEYEEWSEEPIPETTIKNYKKALQQLEKCKPYEEALLGAETPKLAEYQAYIDFEMKAGDPARIQLIYERALAENCLVPDLWARYNQYLDRQLKVKELVLSAHDRAVRNCPWTVGLWIRYLLAMERHRVEHSIISEMFEKALNAGFIQATDYVEIWQAYLDYLRRRVDFTQDSSKELEELRSAFARAVEYLKQEVEERFSESGDPSCTIMQNWARVEARLCNNMQKARELWDNIMTKGNAKYANMWLEYYNLERAHGDTQHCRKALHRAVQCTSDYPEHVCEVLLTLERIEGTLEDWDAAVQKTENRLARVNEQRAKAAEKEAALAKQEEERAEQRKQARAEKKASKKAKKTRIGDKRKADEDDEGEWGQEEELPSKRHRGEGDGELPDEDMEVEPGLLDRSEKPDGPAVPKEKASTSRKDIPKVFHDSSKDKVTVFVSNLSYTMAEPEAKLRELFGSCGELVEIRAVFNNKGTFRGYCYVQFREEEAARQALALDRTAVEGRPMFVSPCVDKNKNPDFKVFRYSTTLEKHKLFISGLPFSCTKEELEEVCKAHGNVKDIRLVTNRAGKPKGLAYVEYENEAQASQAVLKMDGLTVKDHVIKARKGKDTALHDAPGAAASEQPRGQG, from the exons atggcggcggcgggagcTGAGGCGGCGGCCGAGGAGGAGAAGCGGCTGCCGGAGGGAGACCCCGAGTCGGGCGGGGATTCGGATGATGAGGGCGACTCGGACTCGTCTGGAGACGGCGAGGATGAGGAGAAGGAGAACGAGGCCGAGATCCAGCGGCTGGAGGAGCAG ctttccaTCAATGCTTTTGACTACAACTGTCACTTGGATCTGATCAAGCTGCTCCggcaggagggagagctggTGAAGCTCCGCAGAGCTCGGCAGAAGATGAGCGAGCTCTTCCCCCTCACTGAAG aaatttgGCTGGACTGGTTGAAGGATGAGATAAAAATGGCTTCAGAGATCTCTGAGAGAGAGAAGGTTTATGAGCTGTTTGAAAGAGCTGTCAAAGATTACATCT GTCCTGAAATCTGGCTGGAATATGCCCAGTATTCCATTGGAGGCATTGGTCAGGAGGGAGGCATCGAGAAGGTCCGCTCCATCTTCGAGCGGGCTCTgacagctgtggggctgcacgTCACcaagggcacagccctgtgggaAGCCTACAGGGAATTTGAGAATGCCATCCTGGAAACAGCACAG ccagcccctggcagcattccatccccagagcagcagcaggtgctgtgcAGCCAGCTCGAGAAGATCCACACGCTGTTCCGGCGCCAGCTGGGGATCCCACTGCTGG ACATGGAGGCTTCATATGCTGAATATGAGGAGTGGTCAGAAGAGCCCATTCCAGAAACAACAATAAAGAACTACAAAAAAGCTCtacagcagctggagaagtgtAAACCCTACGAGGAGGCACTG CTGGGTGCTGAAACCCCAAAGCTGGCAGAATACCAAGCTTACAttgattttgaaatgaaagcaggTGACCCAGCTCGGATTCAGTTGATCTATGAGAGAGCTTTGGCTGAGAACTGCCTTGTCCCAGACCTCTGGGCACGCTACAACCAGTACTTG GACAGGCAGCTGAAGGTGAAGGAATTGGTTTTATCTGCTCACGACCGTGCTGTCAGGAACTGCCCCTGGACTGTTGGGCTGTGGATTAGGTACCTGCTGGCCATGGAGAGGCACAGGGTTGAGCACAGCATCATCTctg aaatgtttgAAAAAGCTCTGAATGCAGGTTTTATTCAAGCAACAGACTATGTAGAGATCTGGCAGGCCTACCTGGATTACCTGAGGAGAAGGGTGGATTTTACACAAG actCCAGtaaggagctggaggagctgcgCTCAGCATTTGCACGAGCTGTGGAGTACTTGAAACAAGAAGTAGAAGAAA GGTTCAGTGAAAGTGGAGATCCATCCTGCACCATCATGCAGAACTGGGCAAGAGTTGAG GCCCGCTTGTGTAACAACATGCAGAAAGccagggagctctgggacaaCATCATGACTAAAGGAAATGCCAAATATGCCAACATGTGGCTGGAATATTACAACCTGGAAAG GGcccatggggacacccagcactgcaggaaggcCCTGCACCGAGCAGTGCAGTGCACCAGCGACTACCCCGAGCACGTCTGCGAGGTGCTGCTCACCCTCGAGAGGATAGAAG GAACACTGGAAGACTGGGATGCTGCTGTTCAGAAAACTGAGAACAGATTGGCTCGAGTGAATGAACAAAGAGCAAAG GCTGCTGAGAAAGAAGCTGCTCTGgcaaagcaggaggaggagagagctgagcagaggaagCAGGCAAGGGCAGAGAAGAAAGCTtccaaaaaagccaaaaaaaccagGATTGGGGACAAGCGCAAAGCGGACGAGGATGATGAGGGTGAATGGGGACAAGaagaag AGCTGCCCAGCAAGAGGCACAGGGGAGAGGGTGATGGAGAGCTCCCTGATGAGGACATGGAAGTGGAGCCTGGACTCTTGGATAGAAGTGAGAAGCCAGATGGCCCAGCAGTCCCAAAGGAAAAGGCGTCCACCAGCCGCAAGGACATCCCCAAGGTTTTCCACGACAGCAGCAAGGATAAAGTCACTGTGTTTGTCAGCAACCTCTCCTACACCATGGCAGAGCCTGAAGCCAAGCTGAGGGAGCTCtttgggagctgtggggagctcGTGGAGATCCGAGCAGTGTTCAACAACAAGGGCACCTTCCGGGGCTACTGCTACGTGCAGTtcagggaggaggaggctgctcGGCAGGCCCTGGCCCTGGATCGCACGGCTGTGGAGGGCAGGCCCATGTTTGTGTCCCCCTGTGTTGACAAGAACAAGAATCCTGACTTTAAG GTGTTCAGGTACAGCACTACCCTGGAGAAACATAAACTCTTTATATCTGGTTTGCCATTTTCCTGCACtaaggaagagctggaggaggtGTGTAAAGCACATGGGAATGTGAAGGACATTCGACTGGTCAccaacagagctggaaaacccAAG GGCCTGGCTTATGTGGAGTATGAGAATGAAGCCCAGGCctctcaggctgtgctgaaGATGGATGGGCTGACAGTGAAGGACCACGTCATCAAG gcGAGGAAAGGGAAGGACACAGCTCTCCATGATGCCCCGGGCGCTGCAGCGTCAGAGCAACCCCGTGGCCAAGGCTGA